The proteins below are encoded in one region of Parvicella tangerina:
- a CDS encoding glycosyltransferase family 39 protein: protein MQTENKVTLFRKYWVDLTFLFVVILLFFLFGYYNHFSDGPGGIHYIRQTDSLAFIDHYQENDYNFFKPGTLNLDSEDGNAACEFPAIYYLTSFLYAGFGKHFFFLKAINLLISLYGLFHLLKLAEKLLKDKVYAILATLFFFTSTIYNYYIFNFLPDAAALGLTLIGWHLAYIAYQKRSASWLKPFILFTLAGLIKVTYFISPIAIVGFLLYENLLDKKRLHSLLPLLKWFGISTLIIVLWNLYVVFFNNYYETEYFTIGARPIWGMPESEVSKTWDHIFNYWFTDYLAHSSHHLIWAVLVLQLVFIKKIKKYAVLLGLLSLGAICYFLLFFSQFKDHDYYALTLFPILAGLLIGGIAMIKVLTQNKIIHLTTKALLTVIILTGINYSRNKVYNRLENRDNVISNMGIHLETQKEAVEKVIPEESNLLIIEDLSKNGGFISLDRKGWTLPSTEYFTKDTLDHYLNNNLDFIISYRHNSSKLDPLIKSYSEVLCDSLITIVKVEP from the coding sequence ATGCAAACCGAAAATAAGGTTACCCTATTCAGAAAATATTGGGTCGACCTCACTTTTCTTTTTGTGGTGATCCTACTTTTCTTTTTGTTTGGCTACTACAACCACTTTAGTGATGGTCCTGGAGGAATTCACTACATCAGACAAACGGATAGTTTAGCTTTTATAGATCACTATCAAGAGAATGACTACAATTTCTTTAAACCGGGCACACTGAATTTAGATAGTGAAGACGGAAATGCCGCATGTGAGTTCCCAGCAATCTACTATTTAACTTCATTCCTATATGCGGGATTTGGAAAACACTTCTTCTTCTTAAAAGCAATTAATCTACTTATTTCACTCTACGGGCTTTTTCACCTACTTAAACTTGCGGAAAAACTTCTGAAAGACAAGGTTTATGCAATCTTAGCAACACTTTTCTTCTTCACTTCAACCATTTATAACTACTACATCTTCAATTTTTTACCTGATGCTGCAGCACTTGGCTTGACCTTGATAGGTTGGCATCTCGCATATATAGCATATCAAAAACGTTCAGCATCCTGGCTAAAACCCTTTATTTTATTCACTTTGGCAGGGTTAATCAAAGTAACTTATTTTATATCCCCAATAGCAATTGTTGGCTTCCTACTTTACGAAAACCTTCTTGATAAAAAAAGGCTCCATTCATTGCTTCCTTTACTAAAATGGTTCGGAATAAGTACCCTTATCATTGTGTTATGGAATCTGTACGTAGTCTTCTTTAACAATTATTATGAGACTGAATATTTCACTATTGGAGCACGTCCGATTTGGGGGATGCCTGAATCAGAAGTGTCAAAGACCTGGGATCATATTTTCAACTATTGGTTTACCGACTATCTGGCACACTCATCTCATCACCTGATCTGGGCAGTTCTGGTACTTCAGTTGGTTTTCATTAAGAAAATTAAAAAATATGCCGTCCTATTAGGGTTGTTATCCTTAGGTGCTATCTGCTATTTCCTGTTATTCTTCTCTCAATTCAAAGATCACGACTATTATGCATTGACACTTTTCCCTATCCTAGCTGGCCTACTCATTGGTGGTATAGCAATGATTAAAGTATTAACCCAGAACAAAATAATTCACCTCACCACCAAAGCATTATTAACCGTGATCATACTAACTGGAATCAACTACTCTAGAAACAAAGTTTACAACCGACTAGAAAACAGAGACAACGTAATTTCCAATATGGGAATCCATCTGGAAACGCAAAAAGAGGCTGTTGAAAAGGTCATTCCTGAAGAAAGTAACCTCTTGATCATTGAAGACCTCTCCAAAAACGGAGGCTTTATCTCCCTTGACCGAAAAGGATGGACCCTACCTTCCACAGAATATTTTACGAAAGATACCTTGGATCACTATCTCAATAACAACCTTGATTTCATCATTTCGTACCGACACAATTCCTCGAAATTAGATCCACTGATCAAATCTTATTCTGAGGTGCTTTGTGACTCCTTAATCACAATTGTTAAAGTCGAGCCATAA